The sequence below is a genomic window from Brooklawnia cerclae.
GGCCCGGACGCACTGGCCGACGCCGAGCCACCGGTCGAGTCGTCCGGACCGCCTGCGCGGGGTATGCCGTGGACGACGGCATCGGAGGCCGCCGACGGCTATCTGTCGCCCACCTCGGGGGAGGACGCGGGAGACGGTGGCGCGCCGCCGTCGCCGCGGCGGGAACCCCCCAAGTGGACTCCGATCACTCGCGCCGAGTGAACAGATACTTGCGTACCTGATCCATCTGTTCAACAGATAGTTGCGACTTCTTTCAATTTGACGCGCGGTTAACCACAGGCGTGTAATTTCGTCCTTGTAAGTCATGCGGCACCCGGTACCAGGTGCCGCGCAGGGGGATGACTTGTCCGGGCAAAACCTCAACAAACTCTGGACAGGGTCAGCAGTGAAAGTCGAGAGGAACGAGAGGAACAGGTATGCAAGCATTCCTGGCGCTCGTCGACATCAGCGACGAAAGTGCCCTGGCGTGGCAGGAGCGGGCGCTGTGCGCCCAGACCGACCCGGAGGCGTTCTTCCCCGAGAAGGGAGGATCCACCCGTGAGGCCAAGCGAGTCTGCCAG
It includes:
- a CDS encoding WhiB family transcriptional regulator, giving the protein MQAFLALVDISDESALAWQERALCAQTDPEAFFPEKGGSTREAKRVCQSCEVRAECLEYALANDERFGIWGGLSERERRKLRRRAV